TCTTTAAATTCTGATTCGACGGCTTTCCTCCTCACTTGTGGGGAGGGGGACCGCCCCCGGGTCTCGCCTTCGGCGAGCCCGAGGACAGGCTATCGGTGGAGGGGCTTTACGACCGCGGAACCAAGCGGCCCCTCCGTCTCGTCCGCTATCGCGTCCGATCCACCTCCCCATTTTATGGGGAGGAGAAGGCCGCCTGGATCGCCTCCACCCCCGCCAGCCCGCACGCGCCCGAATCGCGCAGCGCCGCTGCGTTGCGGGCCGTGATCCCGCCTAGCGCATAGGCCGGGCAGGGGGCCTCGGCAGCCAGGGCGGCGAATCCCTCGATCCCCAGGGCCGGCCTGGCCGCCGAGGCGCCGCCCGCCGGGAAGACGGGCGACAGCACCAGGGCGTGCAGGTCGCGCGCGCCCCGCACGGCCTGACGCGAATGGGCCGCCCCGGTCAGCAGCCAGTCCGGCCGCCGTCCCGACAGGGCGTAGGCCGCCGACAGGGCCCGCTCGGGCAGGTGCACCCCGTCGGCCTCGATCCGCTCGGCCAGGGCCGCGTCCAGGCCGACCAGCAGCAGGACCCCCGCCCGGCGCGTCGCCTCGCGCAGGCGCAGGCCCGTCTCCACCGCGTCGGCGGCCCCGAAGGCGCGGAACACCACGCCGGCGCCGGCGGGCAGGCGCGCCGCCGTCTCCCACGGGCGCGGCGTGCGCGTCGGGTCGGTGAAGAAGAGCAGGGGCGGCAGGGGGCGCGGGCTGACAGGCCCCGCGCGGGGGGCTACAGATTCGGCCAGGGCCTGGGCCGTCTCCCACAGGGTGCGCGCCTCTTCGGCCAGGGTGTCAGACAGGACCATGACCGCCACTAATCCCGCTTCCCCCGCCCCGTCCATGGTTTCGTCCATCGCCGACCGCTTCGCCGAGGTGCGTCGCCGCATCGTCGAGGCCGCGCGTGCGGCGGGCCGCGACCCGGCCTCGGTGGTCCTGACCGCCGTGTCCAAGACGCAGGGCGACGCGGCCCTCGACGCCGCCCTGGCGGCCGGGCAGCGGGTGTTCGGCGAGAACCGGGTGCAGGAGGCCAAGGCCCACTGGGGCGCCCGCCGCGCCGCCCTGCCGGATCTGGAGCTGCGCCTGATCGGCCCCTTGCAGACCAATAAGGCGCTCGAGGCGGTCGAGCTGTTCGATGTCATCGAGACCCTGGACCGCGAGCGCCTGGCCGCCGCCCTGGCCGCCGCCATGACCAGGACCGGGCGCCGTCCGCGCGTCCTCGTCCAGGTCAACACCGGGGCCGAGCCGCAGAAGGCGGGGGTCCTGCCCGGCGAGGCCGACGCCCTGATCGCCGCCGCGCGTGACGTCCACGGCCTGGCGGTCGAGGGACTGATGTGCATTCCCCCGGCCGACGAGGACCCCGCGCCCCACTTCGCCCGGCTGGCCGAGACGGCCGCGCGCAACGGCCTGTCGGTCCTGTCCATGGGGATGAGCGGTGACTATGAGACCGCCATTCGCCTGGGCGCGACCCATGTTAGGGTGGGTTCGGCCCTGTTCGGGGAACGAAATCAGCCCCCTGCGACCTCTTAGGACACAATATCCTGTCCGGCGCCCTTGGCGTTCGGCCCAAGCCTCGCCATTCTTAAAGGCACTATGCGCACGCCCAAGACGATCCTGATCATCGATGACGACGACGACCTGCGCGAGGCCTTGGCCGAGCAGTTGGCGCTTCACGAGGAATTTCGCCCGGCCCAGGCCGCGACGGCGACCGACGGCGTGCGCCAGGCCAAGGAGGCCCGCGCCGACCTGATCCTGCTCGACGTCGACCTGCCCGACATGGACGGCCGCGAGGCCTGCCGCCTGATCCGCAAGGCGGGCGTCTCGACCCCGGTCATCATGCTGACGGCGCAGTCGTCGGATTCCGACGCCATCCTGGGCCTCGACTCCGGCGCCAACGACTACGTCACGAAGCCCTTCCGCTTCGCCGTCCTGCTGGCCCGCATCCGCGCCCATCTGCGCAGCCACGAGCAGTCCGAGGACGCCGTCTTCCAGGTCGGCCCCTATGAGTTCCGCCCGGCCTCCAAGCTGATGGTCGACGACAAGGGCAAGAAGGTCCGGCTGACCGAGAAGGAAACCAACATCCTCAAATACCTCTATCGCGCCGGGGCCAAGCCGGTGTCGCGCGAGGAGTTGCTGACCGAGGTGTGGGGCTACAACGCCGGGGTCACCACCCACACCCTGGAAACCCACATCTATCGCCTGCGTCAGAAGATCGAGGCCGAGCCGGGCCAGGCGCGGCTACTGCTGACCGACGCCGGCGGCTACCGCCTGCAACCGTGATCCTGGCCTGACCGCCGGATGAGCGAGCGTCGCCCGACCCCGCCGCTGGTGGCGCTTCGGGCGTTCGACGCCGCCGCCCGCCTGGGCAGCTTCCGCGAGGCGGCCGAGGAGTTGGGCGTCACCCCCGGCGCCGTCAGCCGCCACATCAAGGCGCTGGAGATGCGGCTGGGCCTGCGCCTGTTCGACCGCTTCAACCGCTCGGTGCGGCTGACCGCCGACGGCCGGCGCCTGGCCCAGGGCGTGGCCGACGCCTTCGAGCGGCTGGAGGCGGCGCTGGACGCCGTGCGCCCGGGCCGGTCGCGCCAGCTGCGCATCTCGGCCCTGCCGTCGCTGGCCGGCAAATGGCTGTCGCCGCGCCTGCATCGCTTCAGCGAGGCCAATCCCGACCTGGACCTGATCGTCTTCGCCGAGGACCGTCTGGCCGACCTGTCCAACGGCGAGGCCGACGTGGCTCTGCGCTACGGCGAAGGCCCCTATCCGGGCCAGGTGGCGCGGCGGCTGATGAGCGAGCGGCTGATCCCCGTCTGCGTCCCGTCCTTCGTCGCCGGGCGCCGGTTGAACCGGCCCGCCGACCTGCTCGACGCCGTGCTGATCCACGAGACCTGGCACGACCTGCCGTTCGCCGACCGCATGGGGTGGAAGGCCTGGTTCGAGAGCGCGGGGGTCGATGATCCGCGCGTGCGTCACCTGCGTGGTCCGCACTTCAGCCACAGCCACCTGGCGCTGGAGGCGGCCCTGTCGGGGCGCGGGGTGGCCCTGACCTCGGCGCCCCTGGCCGCCGACGACCTGCGCGAGGGGCGGCTGATCCAGCCGGTCGACCACGCCCTGACTAACAACCTGGCCTATTGGGCGGTGGTCCTGCCGGAGCGGGCGGACGAGCCCAAGCTGCGCCGGTTCCTCAACTGGATCGAGGCCGAGGCGCGCGACGATCCCGGCGTCGGGTGATCTAAGGTCAATCGACCGGGCCTAACCGTGGTTTGTCCACGGGCGGCGGGTTTCCTATCCTGACAGCGTTCGGACCTCCCCCGCCGAAAGGAACCCAAGTCATGAAACTCGTGCATCCGCGCGCTTCGGGCTTCTCGTTTGAAGCCGTCGTCGTCTTCACCGGCAGCGTCACCCTGATCCTTCTGGGCGTGCTGGCCGGCGCCAAGCTGTTGGGCGCCGCCTGAGCCGGAGACGGCGGGCGCCGACCCTCCCCCTCCCGGGCGCCCGCCGTCGCTCTTCTTCCTAGACGTCCAGGTCCATGACGACCGGCGCATGGTCGCTGGGCCGTTCCCATTCGCGCACCGCGTCCAGGATGCGGGCGCTGCCCTTGACCACGGCAGGCGTCAGGCCGGGCGAGGTCCACAGGTGATCCAGGCGCAGGCCTCGGTTCGACTTGCGGAAATCCTTGGCGCGATAGCTCCACCAGCTGGCCAGTTTGGTCGGATCGGGGATCTGGTCGCGCACCACATCGGCGAAACCGCCCGCGTCCTGAAGCCGATACAGGGTCTCGACCTCGCCGGGGGTGTGGCTGACCACCTTGGACATGAAGCGGTGGTTCCAGACGTCGTTCTCGCCCGGCGCGATGTTGAAGTCGCCGGCCAGAACCAGAGGCCGCTGGCGGTCGCGGGTCTTCATCTCGGCGGTCAGCCGCTCATAGAAGTCCATCTTGTGATCGAACTTGGGGTTCAGCGCCCGATCCGGCAGGTCTCCGCCGGCGGGGATGTAGAAGTTCTGCACCTCCACCCCTTCGACCACGGCCGAGACGCAGCGGGCGTGGCCCTCGCGGCAGACGTCCAGCTTGGGGCTGTCGACGATGGGCAGGCGGCTGGCGATGGCCACCCCGTGCCACCCCTTCTGGCCGCCGATCCGCAGGTAGGGCAGGCCCATGTCGATGAAGGCCTGACGCGGGAACTGGTCCGCGGTGCATTTGATCTCCTGCAGGCACAGGACGTCCGGGGCGTGTTCGGCGACGAAACGGGCGACCTGATCGATGCGCAGGCGGACCGAGTTGATGTTCCAGGTGACGATGCGAAGGCTCATGCGGCGGGCCTTAGCAGGTCGCCGCGCCGGGGTCTAAGCGGGGGTGAAAAAAGCGCCCGGAGAGGGCTCCGGGCGCTAAAGTTCGTCTCTCTCGCCGCCAGGCGGGGATGAATCCGTGGCGGGCGGGACGGCCGCCGCCGTCCTGTGCTTAAAGTGTCACAGCGGTCGAAAAAGGTCAAACCGTCATAATTCAGCCGCGGTCCTGCGACGCTCGCGGCCTCAGTCGCGGCGCGCGCGGCGGGTCGGATCGCGCAGCTGGAACAGGTTGGCGGCCAGGCCCGAAGCGGGCTGCAGCGTGGTCAGCTGCACCCGGGTGCGGGACCCTTGCGCGTCGGTGATGGTCCATTCCTGCAGCCGCATCGGCGAGCCGGCGAAGGCCAGGATGACCGAGCCCTCGTTGGGGCGGCGGGCGTCGCGGGCGGTGATGGCGAAGGCGCCGGAGTCCATGCGGGTGACGCGATCGATGCGCACGCCCTGGTCCAGGCGGACCTCGCGCGCCAGGAAGGTCGACAGCGGGGTCTGGCCCAGCGGCGCCTGGCGGAAGACGTTCAGGCGCGGATCCCATCGGCTGACGTTCGAGCCGTCGGCCACGACCAGCAGGCCGGCGGGGTCAGTGTATTCGAAGCGCATCTTGCCGGGACGTTGTAGCCAGAAGCGGCCGGCACGGCGCTGATTGTTCGGCCCGGTCTCGACGAAGGTGCCCTGGGCGCTAGTCAGGCCGGTCAGATAGGTCTGGGCCCGGCGCAGCACGGCCTGATCCTCGGCCGACAGCGTCGACTGGGCCAGTGCAGGGGCGGCGGCGAGCGCCAGGACGACGGCGGAGCCGAGGCCGAAGGCGCGGCGGGAAACGGTCATGTCTTTTCTTCTCCCGTTCTGAACGGTTTTCGACCCGACCACGGTGCGGGCTTCATCCGGCAGGCTGATGACGTCAGCCTGACCATATTCCGGCGCTCCGATGAAGCGGCGTTCATTTCTCCTCCCCATTTTATGGGGAGGTGGATCGGCGGCGATAGCCGCCGAGACGGAGGGGCTGCTTGGTTCCGCCGCTCTTGTTTTAGGCCGGGCGAGGTTGCTTCCGTTTCTCTTGGCGTAGGCCCCTCCACCGCTACGCGGTCCCTCTCCCCATTTCATGGGAAGGAAAAGAACGGCGCTGAAGCAGCGAGCGACCGCGTCGCGAGCGATAGCGCCCGGCAGCGCAGCTGCCGCCCTCGACGTAGCCGAGACTACATAGGCGGCGGTCCGGCCAGGACGTCGCGCTTGCCGGCGTGGTTGGCGGGGCTGACGACGCCTTCCTGCTCCATGCGTTCGATCAGGGTGGCGGCGCGGTTGTAGCCGATCTGCAGGCGGCGCTGGACGTAGGAGGTCGAAGCCTTGCGGTCGCGCGTGACCACGGCCACGGCGCGGTCGTAGAGGTCGTCGCCGGTGCCGCCGTCCTCGCCGCCCATGGCGCCGTCGCCGTCCCCGTCCGGTTCGTCGGTGATCAGGTCGAGGTATTCTGGCTCGGCCTGGGCGCGCAGGTGCTTGCAGACCTCCTCGACCTCCTGGTCGCCGACGAAGGGGCCGTGCAGGCGGGTGATGCGGCCGCCGCCCGCCATGTAGAGCATGTCGCCCTGACCCAGCAGCTGCTCGCCGCCCTGTTCGCCCAGGATGGTGCGGCTATCGATCTTCGACGTGACCTGGAAGCTGATCCGGGTCGGGAAGTTGGCCTTGATGGTGCCGGTGATGACGTCCACCGACGGACGCTGGGTGGCCATGATCAGGTGGATGCCCGCGGC
The nucleotide sequence above comes from Brevundimonas naejangsanensis. Encoded proteins:
- the gcvA gene encoding transcriptional regulator GcvA gives rise to the protein MSERRPTPPLVALRAFDAAARLGSFREAAEELGVTPGAVSRHIKALEMRLGLRLFDRFNRSVRLTADGRRLAQGVADAFERLEAALDAVRPGRSRQLRISALPSLAGKWLSPRLHRFSEANPDLDLIVFAEDRLADLSNGEADVALRYGEGPYPGQVARRLMSERLIPVCVPSFVAGRRLNRPADLLDAVLIHETWHDLPFADRMGWKAWFESAGVDDPRVRHLRGPHFSHSHLALEAALSGRGVALTSAPLAADDLREGRLIQPVDHALTNNLAYWAVVLPERADEPKLRRFLNWIEAEARDDPGVG
- a CDS encoding thiamine phosphate synthase; the protein is MVLSDTLAEEARTLWETAQALAESVAPRAGPVSPRPLPPLLFFTDPTRTPRPWETAARLPAGAGVVFRAFGAADAVETGLRLREATRRAGVLLLVGLDAALAERIEADGVHLPERALSAAYALSGRRPDWLLTGAAHSRQAVRGARDLHALVLSPVFPAGGASAARPALGIEGFAALAAEAPCPAYALGGITARNAAALRDSGACGLAGVEAIQAAFSSP
- a CDS encoding YggS family pyridoxal phosphate-dependent enzyme — protein: MTATNPASPAPSMVSSIADRFAEVRRRIVEAARAAGRDPASVVLTAVSKTQGDAALDAALAAGQRVFGENRVQEAKAHWGARRAALPDLELRLIGPLQTNKALEAVELFDVIETLDRERLAAALAAAMTRTGRRPRVLVQVNTGAEPQKAGVLPGEADALIAAARDVHGLAVEGLMCIPPADEDPAPHFARLAETAARNGLSVLSMGMSGDYETAIRLGATHVRVGSALFGERNQPPATS
- a CDS encoding LolA family protein, encoding MTVSRRAFGLGSAVVLALAAAPALAQSTLSAEDQAVLRRAQTYLTGLTSAQGTFVETGPNNQRRAGRFWLQRPGKMRFEYTDPAGLLVVADGSNVSRWDPRLNVFRQAPLGQTPLSTFLAREVRLDQGVRIDRVTRMDSGAFAITARDARRPNEGSVILAFAGSPMRLQEWTITDAQGSRTRVQLTTLQPASGLAANLFQLRDPTRRARRD
- a CDS encoding response regulator transcription factor, which gives rise to MRTPKTILIIDDDDDLREALAEQLALHEEFRPAQAATATDGVRQAKEARADLILLDVDLPDMDGREACRLIRKAGVSTPVIMLTAQSSDSDAILGLDSGANDYVTKPFRFAVLLARIRAHLRSHEQSEDAVFQVGPYEFRPASKLMVDDKGKKVRLTEKETNILKYLYRAGAKPVSREELLTEVWGYNAGVTTHTLETHIYRLRQKIEAEPGQARLLLTDAGGYRLQP
- the xth gene encoding exodeoxyribonuclease III, whose product is MSLRIVTWNINSVRLRIDQVARFVAEHAPDVLCLQEIKCTADQFPRQAFIDMGLPYLRIGGQKGWHGVAIASRLPIVDSPKLDVCREGHARCVSAVVEGVEVQNFYIPAGGDLPDRALNPKFDHKMDFYERLTAEMKTRDRQRPLVLAGDFNIAPGENDVWNHRFMSKVVSHTPGEVETLYRLQDAGGFADVVRDQIPDPTKLASWWSYRAKDFRKSNRGLRLDHLWTSPGLTPAVVKGSARILDAVREWERPSDHAPVVMDLDV